The [Flavobacterium] thermophilum genome has a segment encoding these proteins:
- the nifA gene encoding Nif-specific regulatory protein gives MLASCIHHESERRAKPFFAQTCLSLPDDWMETMLFGSEEGGEIQPGLFEQADGGTVLLDDIDSLSLPLQQKLARFLQEKQFVRAHGQKPVHADVRLIASTSGDPIDAVQNGELIKSLYYQIAVHCIVLPPLRERKEDILPLAIHFIRQGNERYGLHVEGLGDDVQEGVSCLQLARQRARTGGHHVGNDGDDGTRTNHHPRPSACPFSSQACARRSETDFLFDTEDMLPLDKYMEEVEIYYIRKALQHHGFNITKTAKALGLSRQNLQYRIRKYQIDKEWG, from the coding sequence TTGCTCGCTTCCTGCATTCACCATGAAAGCGAACGGCGGGCCAAGCCGTTTTTTGCGCAAACGTGCCTGTCGCTTCCGGATGATTGGATGGAAACGATGCTGTTTGGCAGCGAAGAAGGCGGCGAGATCCAGCCCGGTTTGTTTGAACAAGCGGACGGCGGCACTGTGCTGCTTGACGATATCGACTCGTTAAGCCTGCCGCTTCAACAAAAACTCGCCCGTTTCCTGCAAGAAAAACAGTTTGTCCGCGCCCATGGCCAAAAACCGGTTCATGCAGATGTTCGCCTCATCGCCTCGACAAGCGGCGACCCGATTGACGCGGTCCAAAACGGAGAATTGATCAAATCGCTTTACTACCAAATTGCCGTCCACTGCATCGTCCTGCCGCCGTTGCGCGAACGGAAAGAGGACATTTTGCCGCTCGCTATCCATTTCATCCGTCAAGGCAACGAGCGCTATGGCCTACATGTCGAAGGACTCGGCGATGACGTGCAAGAGGGCGTTTCTTGCTTACAGCTGGCCCGGCAACGTGCGCGAACTGGAGGCCATCATGTTGGAAACGATGGCGACGATGGAACAAGAACAAACCATCACCCTCGCCCATCTGCCTGCCCCTTTTCGAGCCAAGCTTGCGCCCGACGAAGCGAAACGGACTTTTTGTTCGATACGGAAGATATGTTGCCGCTTGACAAATACATGGAAGAAGTCGAAATTTACTACATCCGCAAGGCGCTGCAGCATCACGGCTTCAACATCACAAAAACGGCCAAAGCGCTCGGCTTAAGCCGACAAAACTTGCAATACCGCATCCGCAAGTACCAGATTGATAAGGAATGGGGATGA
- the ycfH_1 gene encoding Uncharacterized deoxyribonuclease YcfH, with amino-acid sequence MIDAHIHLDQYTDIEEQINRWQEAGIIGVVAVSTDLRSSHRTLELKQRFPSFVYAAIGFHPEQPLPSEADWNEWTELVKQERPLLAAIGEVGLPYYSAEACAKLPAYQERLTEIAAIAADASLPLALHAVYDRAETALAILLQAGVRQAHFHWLKAEPAVVKQIVQCGYYISITPEVCYRERDKQLLSLVPIEQLLLETDGPWPFAGPFAGKLTTPLWLLDSARAVAAHYGRDIEQVKTMITANTKRLYG; translated from the coding sequence ATGATCGACGCTCATATTCATCTCGACCAGTACACGGACATCGAGGAACAAATCAACCGTTGGCAAGAAGCGGGCATCATCGGCGTCGTCGCCGTATCCACCGATTTGCGCTCAAGCCACCGAACGCTCGAGTTGAAACAGCGATTCCCTTCCTTCGTCTACGCCGCCATCGGTTTTCATCCCGAGCAACCGCTGCCAAGCGAAGCCGATTGGAACGAATGGACAGAGCTTGTCAAGCAAGAGCGGCCGCTGCTCGCCGCCATCGGCGAAGTCGGGCTGCCATACTATTCAGCGGAAGCATGCGCCAAGCTGCCCGCGTATCAAGAACGATTAACCGAAATCGCGGCCATCGCCGCCGATGCCTCCTTGCCGCTCGCCCTTCACGCCGTCTACGACCGCGCCGAAACCGCCTTGGCCATCTTGTTGCAAGCTGGTGTCCGACAAGCCCATTTCCACTGGCTGAAGGCCGAGCCTGCCGTGGTCAAACAAATCGTCCAATGCGGCTACTACATCTCCATCACGCCGGAAGTGTGCTACCGCGAGCGCGACAAGCAGCTGTTATCCCTCGTTCCCATCGAGCAGCTGCTCCTTGAAACCGATGGCCCATGGCCGTTTGCAGGCCCGTTTGCCGGAAAACTGACAACGCCGTTATGGCTATTGGACTCCGCGCGAGCCGTGGCGGCACACTATGGCCGAGATATCGAACAAGTCAAAACCATGATCACGGCGAACACAAAACGGCTTTACGGTTGA